One region of Salvia miltiorrhiza cultivar Shanhuang (shh) chromosome 3, IMPLAD_Smil_shh, whole genome shotgun sequence genomic DNA includes:
- the LOC131016253 gene encoding COMPASS-like H3K4 histone methylase component WDR5B isoform X2 yields the protein MSNSQPAAAHSPYRLKKILSKHALSVSCVKFSNDGGFFASASLDKTLIVYSTETLTQISHLIGHSEGISDLAWSSDSTYICSASDDRTLRIWLVRAAECVKTLKGHTDRVFCVNFNPQSNLIVSGAFDDTVRLWDVKTGKAVHVIRAHTMPVTSAHFNRDGSLIVSGSHDGSCKIWATATGSLLKTLIDDKVPAVSFAKFSPNGKFILVATLDDTLGKLLQKLEGHTDTVISVTCHPTVNMIVSAGLEKDKTVRVWVQE from the exons ATGTCCAACAGCCAGCCGGCGGCGGCGCACAGCCCCTACCGCCTAAAGAAGATCCTAAGCAAGCACGCACTCTCCGTATCCTGCGTCAAATTCTCCAACGATGGCGGCTTCTTCGCCTCCGCCTCCCTGGACAAAACCCTAATCGTCTATTCCACAGAAACCCTAACTCAAATCTCGCACTTAATCGGCCATTCGGAGGGCATCAGTGACCTCGCCTGGTCCTCCGACTCCACCTACATCTGCTCCGCCTCCGACGACCGCACCCTCCGCATCTGGCTCGTACGCGCCGCCGAGTGCGTCAAGACGCTCAAGGGCCATACTGATAGAGTTTTCTGCGTCAACTTCAATCCGCAGTCCAATCTCATCGTCTCTGGAGCCTTCGACGACACCGTTAGGCTTTGGGATGTCAAGACAGGGAAGGCAGTGCACGTCATCCGGGCGCATACCATGCCGGTCACGTCCGCCCATTTCAACAGAGACGGCTCTTTGATTGTTTCCGGGAGTCATGACGGCTCCTGTAAGATTTGGGCTACGGCCACGGGCTCGTTGTTGAAGACTCTCATTGATGACAAGGTGCCCGCGGTCTCATTTGCTAAGTTTTCCCCCAATGGCAAGTTTATTCTTGTTGCAACGCTTGATGATACTCTT GGAAAATTGCTTCAGAAACTTGAAGGCCATACTGATACTGTTATCTCTGTAACATGCCACCCCACAGTCAATATGATTGTTTCTGCAGGACTTGAGAAGGACAAGACAGTGAGGGTCTGGGTTCAGGAATAA
- the LOC131016253 gene encoding COMPASS-like H3K4 histone methylase component WDR5B isoform X1, with product MSNSQPAAAHSPYRLKKILSKHALSVSCVKFSNDGGFFASASLDKTLIVYSTETLTQISHLIGHSEGISDLAWSSDSTYICSASDDRTLRIWLVRAAECVKTLKGHTDRVFCVNFNPQSNLIVSGAFDDTVRLWDVKTGKAVHVIRAHTMPVTSAHFNRDGSLIVSGSHDGSCKIWATATGSLLKTLIDDKVPAVSFAKFSPNGKFILVATLDDTLKLWNYSNGKFIKIYTGHANRVYCITPTFSVSGDKLIVSGSEDNCVYLWNLQGKLLQKLEGHTDTVISVTCHPTVNMIVSAGLEKDKTVRVWVQE from the exons ATGTCCAACAGCCAGCCGGCGGCGGCGCACAGCCCCTACCGCCTAAAGAAGATCCTAAGCAAGCACGCACTCTCCGTATCCTGCGTCAAATTCTCCAACGATGGCGGCTTCTTCGCCTCCGCCTCCCTGGACAAAACCCTAATCGTCTATTCCACAGAAACCCTAACTCAAATCTCGCACTTAATCGGCCATTCGGAGGGCATCAGTGACCTCGCCTGGTCCTCCGACTCCACCTACATCTGCTCCGCCTCCGACGACCGCACCCTCCGCATCTGGCTCGTACGCGCCGCCGAGTGCGTCAAGACGCTCAAGGGCCATACTGATAGAGTTTTCTGCGTCAACTTCAATCCGCAGTCCAATCTCATCGTCTCTGGAGCCTTCGACGACACCGTTAGGCTTTGGGATGTCAAGACAGGGAAGGCAGTGCACGTCATCCGGGCGCATACCATGCCGGTCACGTCCGCCCATTTCAACAGAGACGGCTCTTTGATTGTTTCCGGGAGTCATGACGGCTCCTGTAAGATTTGGGCTACGGCCACGGGCTCGTTGTTGAAGACTCTCATTGATGACAAGGTGCCCGCGGTCTCATTTGCTAAGTTTTCCCCCAATGGCAAGTTTATTCTTGTTGCAACGCTTGATGATACTCTT AAGTTATGGAACTACTCAAATGGGAagttcataaaaatatatacagGCCATGCGAACAGAGTGTACTGCATAACTCCAACATTTTCTGTCAGCGGTGACAAGTTAATTGTCAGTGGCTCTGAGGATAATTGTGTATACTTGTGGAATTTACAGGGAAAATTGCTTCAGAAACTTGAAGGCCATACTGATACTGTTATCTCTGTAACATGCCACCCCACAGTCAATATGATTGTTTCTGCAGGACTTGAGAAGGACAAGACAGTGAGGGTCTGGGTTCAGGAATAA
- the LOC131016252 gene encoding uncharacterized protein LOC131016252, with product MKSRNSPMALLFFILAEILLSSTAAAPPSANITNILSTLGFHDLSAAGGAANLSGATPTTVFAPTDSSLLTCRSCSTALLLQEHAVPGLYPLHFLRRLAFGTKIESFAANRCLTVTASASSTARKVFINGVEIAKPDFFNNGLVVVHALQGYVSHLSPLSCAVETMTTLSFPQQPPPAASFSIMRLMLKDAMRGLRIGGYSIVALAIRLKFAQLLDLNSLTLFAIDDVSVFVDGGRGGGGGQMYVAEMGFHIVPNRLLTAADLMRLPNGTALPTMQRGRNLVVTSAGGGGPLAPMRINFVKLDRFDLLVNKRIAVHGLTTPFRDVHRQWFSGHHLGSVAAGVPVMQ from the coding sequence ATGAAATCAAGAAACTCTCCAATGGCGCTGCTATTCTTCATCTTGGCCGAGATTCTCCTCTCCTCCACGGCGGCGGCCCCACCATCCGCCAACATCACCAACATCCTCTCCACCCTGGGTTTCCACGACCTCTCGGCCGCAGGCGGCGCCGCAAATCTGTCGGGCGCCACCCCCACGACCGTCTTCGCCCCCACGGACAGCTCCCTCCTGACATGCCGATCCTGCTCCACCGCCCTCCTCCTCCAAGAACACGCCGTCCCCGGCCTCTACCCCCTCCACTTCCTCCGCCGCCTCGCCTTCGGCACCAAGATCGAGTCTTTCGCCGCCAACCGCTGCCTCACCgtcaccgcctccgcctcctccACGGCCAGAAAAGTCTTCATCAACGGCGTCGAGATCGCCAAGCCCGATTTCTTCAACAATGGCCTCGTCGTCGTCCACGCTCTTCAGGGCTACGTCTCCCACCTATCCCCGCTATCTTGCGCCGTCGAGACCATGACCACCCTATCCTTCCCTCAGCAGCCCCCGCCCGCGGCCTCGTTCTCTATCATGCGCCTCATGCTAAAAGACGCCATGCGCGGCCTCCGCATTGGCGGCTACAGCATCGTGGCCCTCGCTATTCGCCTCAAATTCGCCCAGCTTTTGGACCTCAATTCCCTCACCCTTTTCGCCATTGATGATGTCTCCGTCTTCGTCGACGGCggtcgcggcggcggcggcggccagaTGTACGTGGCGGAGATGGGCTTCCACATTGTGCCCAACAGGCTGCTCACGGCCGCCGATTTGATGAGGCTGCCCAATGGCACGGCGCTTCCCACCATGCAACGTGGCCGGAATCTGGTGGTCACCagcgccggcggcggcggcccgCTGGCGCCCATGCGGATTAATTTCGTCAAACTGGATAGGTTTGATTTGCTGGTTAATAAGAGGATTGCTGTTCATGGACTGACGACGCCGTTCCGCGACGTCCATCGTCAGTGGTTTTCCGGCCATCATTTGGGTTCTGTCGCGGCCGGAGTTCCGGTTATGCAATAG
- the LOC131018919 gene encoding uncharacterized protein LOC131018919 yields the protein MMKDFPSCFGENGVQVADSSPSTTNRAQNLVACIYQYHSQSFSGFITVTWIKNIMAQALSIAVENSANDSLGKVDIRPWLFSKRKGFKKMVVDSTQVDIYWDLSSAKFGSSPEPLEGFYLAIALNQELCLLLGDLQTEAYKKIDPSPFASKATFLARKEHIFGKRLYNSKAQFCGKGRVHDIRIEFDPNESFGKCLTMFVDRKAVLQVTHLQWKFRGNQTIFVDGVCVEVYWDVHGWLFDSEAGSAIFLFRTQVSGAKAGGGRPPLEPSALGLKDWQRWKDTPSHSHGFSLVLCAWKSE from the coding sequence ATGATGAAGGATTTCCCATCTTGTTTTGGTGAAAATGGAGTTCAAGTTGCAGATTCATCACCATCAACCACAAACAGAGCTCAGAATCTTGTTGCCTGCATCTACCAATACCACTCTCAGTCCTTCTCTGGCTTCATCACAGTCACATGGATCAAGAATATCATGGCCCAGGCATTGAGCATCGCGGTCGAGAACTCAGCCAACGACAGCCTAGGCAAAGTGGACATAAGGCCATGGCTCTTCTCAAAGAGAAAAGGGTTCAAGAAAATGGTGGTGGACTCAACACAAGTAGACATCTATTGGGACTTATCCTCTGCCAAATTTGGGTCAAGCCCGGAACCCTTAGAGGGATTCTATCTAGCCATAGCCCTAAATCAAGAACTATGCCTTCTTCTTGGAGATTTGCAGACTGAAGCCTACAAGAAGATTGATCCATCACCATTTGCCTCAAAGGCAACTTTTCTTGCTAGGAAAGAGCACATTTTTGGGAAGAGATTGTACAATTCCAAGGCGCAGTTTTGTGGGAAGGGGCGTGTGCATGATATAAGGATTGAGTTTGATCCAAATGAGAGCTTTGGGAAATGTTTGACTATGTTTGTGGATAGGAAGGCTGTGTTACAAGTGACTCACCTTCAATGGAAGTTTAGGGGCAACCAAACGATCTTTGTGGATGGAGTTTGTGTTGAGGTGTATTGGGATGTTCATGGCTGGCTCTTTGATAGCGAGGCGGGTAGCGCCATCTTCTTGTTTAGGACGCAGGTGTCGGGGGCGAAGGCCGGGGGTGGGCGGCCGCCATTGGAGCCCTCAGCCTTGGGATTGAAGGATTGGCAAAGATGGAAAGATACACCTTCACATAGTCATGGTTTTTCACTTGTGTTGTGTGCTTGGAAGAGTGAATAG